The Thermogemmatispora onikobensis genome contains the following window.
GCAAGACAGAGCGCATCGGTCGCTTGCTGCGCATGCACGCCAACCATCGCGAGGATATCGACGAGATCCGCGCCGGCGATATTTGTGCCGCCGTCGGGCTGCGCAATACCTTCACCGGCGACACCCTCTGCGATCCGCAGCACCCGGTGATCCTGGAGTCGATCTCTTTCCCCGAGCCGGTGATCGAGATCGCCATCGAGCCGAAGACGCGCGGGGATCAGGATAAGATGACGATCGCCCTCAGCAAGCTCGCTGAAGAAGATCCCACCTTCCAGGTGCGCACCGACCCCGAAAGCGGTCAGACGATTATCCGCGGCATGGGCGAGCTGCACCTGGAGGTGATCGTCGACCGCCTCTTCCGCGAGTTTAAGGTCGAGGCCAATATCGGACGCCCCCAGGTGGCCTATCGCGAAACCATTACGCGCGAGGCAACTGCCCAGGGCCGCTATGTCCGCCAGACCGGTGGACGCGGCCAGTACGGCGATGTCTGGATTCGCGTCGAACCCAACCCCGGCAAGGGCTTCGAGTTCGTCAACGCCATTGTCGGTGGCGTCATCCCCAAGGAGTATATCAAGCCGGTCGAGGTCGGTATCCGGGAGACGCTGGAGAATGGCATTATCGCCGGCTATCCAATGATCGATGTCAAGGTCACGCTCTTCGACGGCTCCTATCACGAGGTCGATTCGAGTGAGATGGCCTTTAAGACCGCCGGCTCGCTGGCCATTAAAGAGGCGGCGCGCAAGGCCGGCCCCATCTTGCTGGAGCCGGTGATGCTGGTCGAGGTGACCACCTCCGAGGAGTTCTACGGCGATATCATCGGTGATCTCAACCGTCGCCGTGGGGTGATCCTCGGCATGGAGAGCCGTGGCTCCGTCTATGTGGTGCGCGCTCATGTCCCGCTGGCCGAGATGTTCGGCTACGTCAATGATCTGCGTTCCTTGACCAGTGGACGCGCCAGCTATTCGATGCAGTTTGACCACTACGAGCCAGTGCCGCGCAACATCGCGGACGACATTATCGCTAAGGCGGCTGCCAGCTAGCTAGGAAGATAGCTGCTGACTTGCTACTGGCAGCGCCTCCCTTCCCGCTGTGGGATGGGCGTGCCTGAAGGTCCGGCGCCCTCTGCTGGCAGCTCTGCCAATGCCGGAGAGGAGCAAGAAGCCTGTCCGCGCCGTGCCTCTCACGTCACGCCGCTGGTTGGGCGGGT
Protein-coding sequences here:
- the fusA gene encoding elongation factor G produces the protein MSREYSLERTRNIGIIAHIDAGKTTTTERILFYTKKIHRMGEVHEGAATMDWMVQEQERGITITAAATTCFWLDHRINIIDTPGHVDFTAEVERSLRVLDGGIVIFDAVAGVEPQSETVWRQANKYNVPRICFVNKMDRVGADFWRTVQMIRDRLGANPLPIQLPIGAESDFKGFIDLIEQHAVIFLDDLGTRPEPTPIPAGLEEEARRHRDALIERVAETDEELTLKYLEGEEITKDEIRAALRKATIAGTLVPVLCGSSLRNKGVQALLDAVVAYLPSPLDIPPPIGINPDTGEQVALTVADDAPFSALAFKIVSDPFVGRLAYLRVYSGTLTKGSSVENTTKGKTERIGRLLRMHANHREDIDEIRAGDICAAVGLRNTFTGDTLCDPQHPVILESISFPEPVIEIAIEPKTRGDQDKMTIALSKLAEEDPTFQVRTDPESGQTIIRGMGELHLEVIVDRLFREFKVEANIGRPQVAYRETITREATAQGRYVRQTGGRGQYGDVWIRVEPNPGKGFEFVNAIVGGVIPKEYIKPVEVGIRETLENGIIAGYPMIDVKVTLFDGSYHEVDSSEMAFKTAGSLAIKEAARKAGPILLEPVMLVEVTTSEEFYGDIIGDLNRRRGVILGMESRGSVYVVRAHVPLAEMFGYVNDLRSLTSGRASYSMQFDHYEPVPRNIADDIIAKAAAS